One genomic region from Candidatus Defluviilinea gracilis encodes:
- a CDS encoding amino acid ABC transporter substrate-binding protein gives MRKTYTTLSLFVLFALVLAACGTAAPAPAPSGETVTVKETVVVEVTSSAPVVVAPTGYGVTLKTVMERGKLVCGVNSQVPGFGYVDASGNFAGIDVDYCRALAAAIFGDATKVEFRPVTAAERFTALQSGEIDILSRNTTWSLVRDTELGGNFVHTTFYDGQGMMVPKDSGIKTLQDLAGGTICVQTGTTTELNLADVMASLGVEYTPAVFEDADATFAAYSEGRCDAVTTDKSGLVSRRSVLADPSAHEILDVTMSKEPLGPMVRHGDDQWFDIAQWTVFTLFSGEEFGITSANVDDIRANATAPEVRRMLGVEGDLGLKLGLTNDWAYNIIKLVGNYEEIYNRNLGPDTPTYIPRGYNSLYTDGGLLYSPPFR, from the coding sequence ATGCGTAAAACCTATACCACCCTATCGTTGTTTGTCCTGTTCGCGCTTGTGTTAGCCGCATGTGGCACCGCGGCTCCTGCGCCCGCTCCCAGCGGCGAAACCGTCACCGTGAAAGAAACTGTAGTCGTTGAAGTGACCTCATCCGCGCCGGTTGTTGTCGCTCCCACCGGCTATGGCGTAACGCTGAAAACCGTGATGGAACGCGGCAAGTTGGTCTGCGGCGTGAACTCGCAAGTGCCGGGCTTCGGCTACGTGGATGCGAGCGGAAATTTTGCGGGGATCGATGTTGATTATTGCCGCGCCCTCGCCGCCGCCATTTTTGGCGATGCTACCAAAGTCGAATTCCGCCCTGTGACCGCCGCCGAGCGCTTCACCGCTTTGCAATCCGGCGAAATCGATATCCTCAGCCGCAACACCACGTGGTCGCTTGTGCGTGATACCGAGTTGGGCGGCAACTTCGTCCACACCACCTTCTATGATGGTCAAGGTATGATGGTTCCGAAAGATAGCGGAATCAAGACCCTTCAAGATTTGGCGGGCGGCACGATCTGCGTTCAGACCGGCACAACCACCGAACTTAACCTCGCCGATGTGATGGCGTCGTTGGGCGTCGAGTACACCCCGGCTGTTTTCGAAGATGCCGATGCGACATTCGCGGCATACTCCGAAGGGCGCTGTGACGCCGTCACCACCGATAAATCCGGCTTGGTCTCGCGCCGCTCTGTGTTGGCAGATCCGTCTGCTCACGAGATCCTCGACGTGACCATGTCGAAAGAACCGCTCGGTCCGATGGTTCGCCACGGCGACGATCAATGGTTCGACATCGCGCAATGGACGGTCTTCACGTTGTTCTCCGGCGAAGAATTTGGAATCACCTCTGCTAACGTGGATGACATTCGCGCCAATGCCACCGCGCCTGAAGTCCGCCGTATGCTTGGCGTGGAAGGCGACCTGGGTTTGAAACTCGGGCTCACCAACGATTGGGCTTATAACATTATCAAGCTCGTCGGAAATTACGAGGAGATTTACAATCGCAACCTCGGTCCCGATACCCCGACTTACATTCCGCGCGGCTACAACAGCCTGTACACCGATGGCGGCTTGCTCTATTCGCCGCCGTTCCGTTAG
- a CDS encoding ABC transporter permease subunit (The N-terminal region of this protein, as described by TIGR01726, is a three transmembrane segment that identifies a subfamily of ABC transporter permease subunits, which specificities that include histidine, arginine, glutamine, glutamate, L-cystine (sic), the opines (in Agrobacterium) octopine and nopaline, etc.), protein MQREHNQAATIPFWRDERILKILGQIVFALSVFYVGMLIYQNMKVGLAKQGISFSYSFLTNISGFDLAETSFPYDRNSAYWQAFLAGLLNTLKVGVVGIVFATILGVILGVARLSTNFIINRLATFYLELIRNLSLLVFLIFWYLGVFLKLPRVKDAILWPGDIILTNRGVGIPWGIPTASFPTFRLILLFGLILAVIVFFALRAYSQRTGRAPLTLLWSLLTFVLVAVAGWFILPVRPLTLDLAFVKGLNLAGGKILTPEFMALTSGLVLYTAAFIGEVVRAGIQSVSKGQVEASRALGLNGFQTLRLIVFPQALRVIIPPLTSQYLNLVKNSSLAIAVGYPDVFYVSNTIQNQTGRAVEMISLVMLTYLSISLLTSALMNWYNQRIKLVER, encoded by the coding sequence ATGCAGCGCGAACATAACCAAGCCGCAACAATTCCATTTTGGCGCGATGAGCGCATTCTCAAAATTTTAGGGCAGATCGTTTTTGCTTTGTCTGTTTTCTATGTGGGCATGCTCATCTACCAGAACATGAAAGTCGGGCTTGCCAAACAAGGCATCTCGTTCAGCTATTCATTTCTGACCAACATCTCCGGCTTCGACCTTGCGGAAACCTCTTTCCCCTACGACCGCAACTCCGCGTATTGGCAGGCGTTTCTCGCGGGATTGCTGAACACGCTCAAGGTCGGCGTCGTCGGCATCGTCTTTGCGACCATTCTCGGCGTGATTCTCGGCGTCGCGCGCCTTTCCACGAATTTCATCATCAACCGCCTCGCAACATTTTATCTTGAACTCATTCGCAATCTTTCGTTGTTGGTATTCTTGATCTTTTGGTACCTCGGCGTTTTTCTCAAACTTCCGCGCGTGAAGGATGCCATCTTATGGCCCGGCGATATCATCCTGACGAATCGCGGCGTGGGCATCCCTTGGGGGATTCCAACCGCTTCTTTCCCGACGTTCCGCCTGATTCTCCTCTTCGGCTTGATTCTCGCCGTCATCGTTTTCTTCGCTCTTCGAGCCTATAGCCAACGCACAGGCCGCGCCCCGTTGACTCTACTCTGGTCGCTCCTCACATTTGTATTGGTTGCGGTAGCGGGCTGGTTCATCCTCCCTGTCAGACCGCTCACATTGGATCTCGCTTTCGTGAAAGGATTGAATCTCGCAGGCGGGAAAATTCTCACTCCCGAATTCATGGCGCTCACGTCGGGACTCGTGCTGTATACCGCCGCATTCATCGGCGAAGTCGTGCGCGCGGGGATTCAATCCGTTTCAAAGGGACAAGTGGAAGCCTCACGCGCGTTGGGCTTGAACGGCTTTCAAACCTTGCGCCTGATCGTTTTCCCGCAAGCCCTGCGCGTCATCATCCCGCCGCTGACGAGTCAATATCTAAACTTGGTGAAAAATTCATCGCTGGCGATTGCAGTCGGCTATCCCGACGTTTTCTATGTATCGAACACCATTCAAAATCAAACAGGTCGCGCGGTGGAGATGATCTCGTTAGTGATGTTGACCTATCTCAGCATCAGCCTTCTGACTTCGGCGTTGATGAACTGGTACAACCAGCGGATCAAATTGGTGGAGCGCTAA